In the genome of Paramisgurnus dabryanus chromosome 18, PD_genome_1.1, whole genome shotgun sequence, one region contains:
- the mpp1 gene encoding 55 kDa erythrocyte membrane protein, whose translation MTLNSNKNEPAVTLERVNSARTALSDLYLEQLLQNKPKSEKAAMQTIDSKGQEIYTNGSASHVNGKDVPKMREVAFEKNSSEPLGVTLKLNEKQRCTVARILHGGMIHKQGSLHEGDEIAEINGESVANQSVDQLQKILKDTNGVVTLKIIANQQGRSMPCEMYMRAQFDYDPVKDDLIPCKEAGLKFQTGDIIQIINKKDPNWWQGRVDSSSTDFAGIIPSPELQEWRVASKSKAKREAGQSCSPFGKKKKCKDKYLAKHSSIFDQLDVISYEEVVRLPAFNRKTLVLIGAPGVGRSHIKNSLLSKYPEKFAYPAPHTTRPPKKDEENGKEYYFISNDEMTKSIVGNELLEYGSHQGHMFGTKIETLHKIHEQGKIAVLDVEPQTLKVLRTAEFAPLMVFIAPTNTANQSEAVQAIQKESDNISSTYRHFFDVMLVNNDVDESVKGVEEAMERASSTPQWVPVSWVY comes from the exons ATGACATTAAATTCCAATAAAAACGAACCCGCTGTCACTCTGGAGCGTGTGAACAGCGCGCGCACGGCTCTCTCCGATCTCTATCTGGAACAGCTGCTGCAGAATAAACCCAAGTCAGAAAAG GCAGCCATGCAGACGATTGACAGCAAAGGACAGGAGATCTACACCAACGGCAGCGCCAGCCACGTCAATGGCAAAGATGTTCCCAAGATGCGAGAGGTGGCCTTTGAGAAAAATTCCTCTGAACCACTG GGTGTAACgcttaaattaaatgaaaaacagagATGTACAGTGGCGAGAATTTTACATGGAGGCATGATACACAAACAAG GTTCTTTGCATGAAGGAGATGAAATCGCAGAGATCAACGGGGAAAGTGTGGCTAATCAAAGTGTAGATCAGTTGCAGAAGATTCTG AAAGACACAAATGGTGTTGTTACATTAAAAATCATTGCTAATCAGCAAGGTCGCTCTATGCCCTGCGAG ATGTACATGAGAGCACAGTTTGACTACGACCCTGTCAAAGACGACCTCATCCCATGCAAAGAAGCCGGCCTGAAATTTCAAACAGGTGACATCATTCAAATTATCAATAAGAAGGATCCAAACTGGTGGCAAGGAAGGGTGGACAGCTCCTCTACGGACTTTGCAGGAATCATACCTTCTCCAGAACTTCAGGAATG GCGAGTAGCAAGCAAGAGTAAAGCAAAACGGGAAGCCGGTCAGTCCTGCAGTCCATTTGGCAAGAAGAAGAAATGCAAAGACAAGTACCTCGCCAAACACAGCTCAA TATTTGACCAGCTTGATGTCATATCCTATGAAGAGGTCGTCAGACTTCCTGCTTTCAATAGAAAAACTTTGGTTCTCATTG GTGCACCTGGAGTTGGAAGGAGCCACATTAAAAATTCCCTGCTGAGCAAATATCCTGAGAAGTTTGCCTACCCTGCTCCAC ACACCACCAGACCGCCAAAGAAGGACGAGGAAAACGGCAAAGAATATTACTTCATTTCAAATGACGAAATGACCAAATCTATTGTTGGAAATGAACTGCTTGAATACGGCAGTCACCAAGGACACATGTTTGGAACCAAAATCGAAACTCTCCACAAGATTCATGAGCAGGGGAAAATCGCTGTGCTGGATGTAGAACCTCAG ACTCTGAAAGTGCTCAGAACGGCAGAGTTTGCTCCTCTCATGGTGTTCATTGCTCCTACCAACACCGCCAATCAG TCCGAGGCAGTGCAGGCCATCCAGAAGGAATCAGACAACATTTCAAGCACATACCGTCACTTCTTTGATGTAATGCTTGTGAACAATGATGTAGATGAGAGCGTTAAAGGCGTGGAGGAGGCCATGGAGAGAGCCTCCTCAACCCCACAGTGGGTACCAGTCTCCTGGGTGTATTGA
- the fgf1b gene encoding fibroblast growth factor 1b translates to MGSACPGKALCAMTEGDITVFTLGPTTIDQKDPKHYALQKLYCKNGGYHLRIQPNGTVDATRQDNDIYTLLKVKAVKAGVVAIRGHETGFYLAMDKSGKLYGTGTFNDECYFIEKIEENHYNTYRSQWHQEDGDWYMGIKKNGRTKNGRRTHKGQNAIYFLPIPVDGSIQ, encoded by the exons ATGGGCTCAGCGTGTCCTGGAAAAGCACTCTGCGCAATGACCGAGGGAGATATCACCGTGTTTACACTTGGACCGACGACGATCGATCAAAAAGATCCGAAACATTATGCTCTCCAAAAACTCTACTGCAAGAATGGGGGATACCATCTCCGGATCCAACCCAACGGGACTGTGGACGCGACTCGACAAGACAACGACATTTACA cTCTTTTGAAGGTGAAAGCAGTAAAAGCAGGAGTGGTCGCAATCAGGGGTCACGAAACTGGATTTTACCTTGCAATGGACAAATCGGGAAAACTTTATGGCACT GGTACGTTCAATGATGAATGTTACTTCATTGAGAAGATTGAGGAGAACCACTACAACACGTATCGTTCACAGTGGCACCAGGAGGATGGAGACTGGTACATGGGTATCAAGAAGAATGGACGAACAAAAAATGGCAGGAGAACGCACAAGGGCCAAAATGCAATCTACTTCCTACCAATTCCAGTAGATGGCAGCATTCAGTAA